One Pseudomonadota bacterium genomic region harbors:
- a CDS encoding BMP family ABC transporter substrate-binding protein, producing the protein MLRAFLIAASLWAMLAHGGARAEIVPAIVYAVGQKFDKSFNEAAYAGSQAFKSETGIAVLEFEPRAAAQFEQGIAALVRRGATDIVAVGFYYATPLAGLAPRFPKLRFTLIDAVAKQPNVQSIVFKEHEGAYLAGMLAAMVSKTGTVGFIGAMDIPLIRKFAVGYGEGVQAGKPDTRLILNYIGNTPAAFSDPTAGGELASSQFDRGADVIFAGAGASNFGVFQKAVDRGRLAIGVDANQNGLHPGTILTSQLKRVDLAVKRAFAGARDGSWRAGVIELGLEQDGVALAFDDNNAALVTAEMRQRLDGARRDIIAGRIKVTDATKQP; encoded by the coding sequence ATGCTCCGCGCCTTCCTCATCGCCGCTTCGCTATGGGCCATGCTGGCGCATGGCGGAGCCCGGGCGGAGATCGTCCCCGCCATCGTCTACGCCGTCGGCCAGAAGTTCGATAAGAGCTTCAATGAAGCGGCTTATGCCGGCAGCCAGGCCTTCAAGTCGGAGACCGGCATCGCCGTGCTCGAATTCGAGCCCAGGGCCGCAGCACAGTTCGAGCAGGGGATCGCCGCCTTGGTCCGTCGGGGGGCGACCGACATCGTAGCGGTCGGCTTCTATTACGCAACGCCGCTGGCCGGCCTGGCGCCGCGCTTTCCCAAGCTACGCTTCACTCTCATCGATGCGGTGGCGAAGCAGCCGAACGTGCAGTCGATCGTGTTCAAGGAGCATGAGGGCGCCTACCTTGCCGGCATGCTGGCGGCGATGGTGTCCAAGACCGGCACGGTCGGCTTCATCGGCGCCATGGACATCCCGCTCATCCGCAAATTCGCCGTCGGCTATGGCGAGGGCGTGCAAGCGGGCAAGCCCGATACCCGTCTCATCCTCAACTATATCGGCAACACGCCGGCGGCGTTCAGCGATCCGACGGCCGGCGGCGAGCTCGCTTCCAGCCAGTTCGACCGCGGCGCCGATGTGATCTTCGCCGGCGCCGGCGCCTCCAATTTCGGGGTCTTTCAAAAGGCGGTGGATCGCGGCCGGCTTGCCATCGGCGTCGATGCCAATCAGAACGGGCTCCATCCCGGCACCATCCTGACCTCGCAGCTGAAGCGGGTGGATCTGGCGGTCAAGCGGGCGTTCGCCGGCGCCCGCGACGGATCCTGGCGCGCGGGTGTGATCGAGCTGGGCCTGGAACAGGACGGGGTGGCGCTCGCGTTCGACGACAACAACGCGGCCCTGGTCACGGCCGAGATGCGCCAGCGGCTGGATGGCGCCCGGCGCGACATCATCGCCGGCCGCATCAAGGTCACGGACGCGACGAAGCAGCCTTAG